From the genome of Papaver somniferum cultivar HN1 chromosome 2, ASM357369v1, whole genome shotgun sequence, one region includes:
- the LOC113350328 gene encoding G-type lectin S-receptor-like serine/threonine-protein kinase At1g11300, which yields MIPSSKHIICLPFLLFSLLTFLLAALYCSAIDDTTVITDTQTLTSAGEIYKLGFLSSPNSSNRYVGIWFNKVVTVQTIVWIANRDNPIDGSSGVLRIASNGNLEILDGRQVSVWATNISSISMNNSVVELMDSGNLILRQASDGSILWQSFEYPTDTLLPSMMVGTNRRTGKTQMLTSWKGESDPSTGNFFSGLELIDNIPQVVTWNGPNRHWRSGPWNGRIFIGVSTMYSVYLDGFNIIKDEDTVYLTYDHINRSSYRRFVLDNNGELQGQRWDEQKNVWSLYYSAEANGECEAYGKCGPFGICNILESPICSCLEGFVPKLKDEWRQGIWSGGCTRKMELKCNRNDDTSSAEGEKEDGFLKMEMMKVPDFAYWRTPQNAKDCERDCLSNCSCLAYSYEGSIGCMIWGQSLVDIKKFPKGAGADLYIRGAYSELDPKKKLPIIIISTTLIALILIIVSACAYLYRRWMATKNKTIGNKINEASSNLKLVGNNTDLKVYSFGNLAVATGNFSAANKLGEGGFGSVYKGMLSDGQEIAVKRLSKGSTQGSEEFKNEVVVILKLQHRNLVRLFGCCIEGEERMLIYEYMPEKSLDAILFDSAKRPLLDWEKRFKIIEGISRGMLYLHRDSRLRVIHRDVKASNILLDEEMNPKISDFGIARIVGGDVTQANTKRVVGTYGYMSPEYAMEGRFSEKSDIFSFGVLLLEIVSGNRNSVYYNHELSLSLLGYAWHLWIKNKTTHSLIDPTLVVEPRLKTEILRCIQVGLLCVQEFSKDRPSMSIIVTMLTSENATIPIPKQPAFIERSVSFESQNDVSMTTVEGR from the exons ATGATTCCTAGTAGTAAACATATCATATGTCTGCCTTTCTTACTCTTCTCGCTCCTCACCTTTTTGTTAGCTGCCTTGTACTGCTCCGCCATAGATGATACAACTGTTATAACAGATACTCAAACTTTAACATCCGCAGGCGAAATTTACAAACTAGGCTTCCTCAGTTCTCCAAATTCTAGCAACCGTTATGTTGGAATTTGGTTTAATAAGGTGGTGACAGTACAAACTATTGTATGGATTGCTAACAGAGATAACCCAATTGATGGTTCATCTGGAGTTCTAAGGATTGCGAGTAATGGGAATCTTGAGATTTTAGATGGACGGCAGGTTTCTGTTTGGGCTACAAATATTTCTAGTATTTCTATGAACAACTCCGTGGTTGAGCTAATGGACTCTGGGAATCTTATTTTGCGACAGGCAAGTGATGGAAGTATTTTATGGCAGAGTTTTGAATACCCCACCGACACACTTTTACCATCGATGATGGTTGGTACCAACAGGAGAACTGGAAAGACACAAATGCTTACGTCTTGGAAGGGTGAATCAGATCCATCGACTGGGAACTTCTTTTCAGGGCTTGAGCTTATTGATAATATTCCTCAGGTAGTGACTTGGAATGGACCGAATCGCCATTGGCGGAGTGGACCATGGAATGGTAGGATCTTCATTGGCGTCTCCACCATGTATTCTGTTTATTTAGATGGTTTTAACATTATTAAAGATGAAGATACGGTATACTTAACTTATGATCATATCAACCGGTCTTCCTACAGAAGATTCGTTTTGGATAATAATGGAGAATTGCAGGGACAGCGGTGGGATGAACAGAAGAATGTATGGAGCTTGTACTATTCTGCTGAGGCTAACGGTGAGTGTGAGGCTTACGGAAAGTGCGGTCCTTTTGGAATCTGTAACATATTAGAGTCGCCAATTTGTTCTTGTTTGGAAGGATTTGTTCCTAAGCTTAAGGATGAATGGAGACAAGGAATATGGTCGGGTGGATGTACAAGAAAAATGGAATTGAAATGTAACCGAAATGACGATACTAGTAGTGCTgaaggagagaaagaagatgGGTTCTTGAAGATGGAAATGATGAAAGTGCCGGATTTCGCATACTGGAGAACTCCCCAAAATGCCAAGGACTGTGAAAGAGACTGTTTGAGCAACTGTTCATGCTTAGCTTATTCTTATGAAGGGAGTATCGGGTGTATGATTTGGGGCCAAAGTTTAGTTGACATAAAGAAGTTCCCTAAAGGCGCTGGGGCTGATCTTTACATTCGAGGGGCATATTCAGAACTTG ATCCAAAAAAGAAATTACCGATTATTATCATATCGACAACGCTTATAGCACTAATCCTTATCATTGTTAGTGCATGTGCATACTTATATCGGAGGTGGATGGcaactaaaaacaaaactatCGGCAACAAGATAAATGAAGCATCTTCAAATCTTAAATTAGTTGGAAACAACACTGATCTTAAAGTCTACAGCTTTGGAAATCTAGCAGTTGCCACAGGCAACTTTTCTGCAGCTAATAAGCTTGGCGAAGGCGGTTTCGGTTCAGTGTATAAG GGAATGTTGAGCGATGGACAAGAAATAGCTGTGAAGAGGCTTTCTAAGGGTTCAACACAAGGTTCAGAGGAGTTTAAGAATGAAGTTGTAGTTATTTTAAAACTTCAGCACCGTAATCTAGTTAGATTATTTGGATGCTGCATTGAAGGGGAAGAAAGGATGTTGATCTACGAATACATGCCCGAGAAAAGCTTGGATGCAATTCTCTTCG ATTCCGCGAAGCGACCACTCCTAGATTGGGAAAAGCGATTCAAAATTATTGAGGGAATCAGCCGAGGGATGCTATACCTTCACAGAGATTCTAGATTAAGAGTAATTCATAGAGATGTTAAGGCAAGTAACATTCTACTGGATGAAGAGATGAATCCCAAAATCTCGGATTTTGGCATTGCGAGAATAGTCGGAGGCGATGTAActcaagcaaacacaaaaagagttGTTGGGACATA TGGTTATATGTCACCTGAGTATGCCATGGAAGGAAGGTTTTCAGAAAAATCCGACATTTTCAGTTTCGGAGTGTTGCTACTAGAGATTGTTAGCGGCAACAGGAACAGTGTGTATTACAATCACGAGCTATCGTTAAGCCTTTTGGGATAT GCTTGGCATTTATGGATTAAAAACAAGACAACACATTCTCTGATTGATCCAACTCTGGTGGTCGAACCAAGACTTAAAACAGAAATCTTGAGATGTATTCAAGTGGGATTATTATGTGTGCAAGAGTTTTCCAAGGACAGACCATCAATGTCTATAATAGTTACCATGCTTACTAGCGAAAATGCGACCATTCCAATTCCAAAGCAGCCAGCATTTATCGAAAGGAGTGTGTCGTTTGAATCACAGAATGATGTTTCTATGACAACTGTTGAAGGTCGTTAA